A genomic stretch from Pelodiscus sinensis isolate JC-2024 chromosome 23, ASM4963464v1, whole genome shotgun sequence includes:
- the TNFRSF25 gene encoding tumor necrosis factor receptor superfamily member 25 produces MESWGLKAAGGFLAALLLTSIGLQLLGTVTPGAAVAGSELRRTGSPAGAAPGLQHHQRHRRHAAESKCPAGSRRFSSRPRCCRQCPAGHFMQTPCTSLGNDTACASCAPGTFLSHHNLERECRKCSECHAQASQVVVQNCTGTHDVVCGCGLGHYKHCMDPPCHEFTCQPCRPCQDRVTLQNCSAEKATRCGDCLPGFYLEGGECRECASRSPEKCGEGCGRACVGSGRGAGLEYILLGLMGPLFLGALFIYHRRRTLSAAPAAAGEAAVKGAMLRQAAACPSGAAEAQGLLHLRISEPPQTYGNACPVGPLGGQGAGESPPLRQDAPRPLPGALPQGSRLYDIINAVPVRRWKEFMRVLQLQDAEIEVVELEFAHVRDQQYEMLKRWCQQQSASLESVFAALERMELAGCAEELRQRLERGP; encoded by the exons GGCTTCCTGGCTGCACTGCTGTTGACCAGCATCGGGCTGCAGTTGCTGGGCACTGTGACGCCCGGCGCGGCCGTGGCCGGCAGCGAGCTGAGACGGACGGGGAGCCCGGCCGGTGCCGCCCCGGGGCTGCAGCATCACCAGCGGCACAGGAGACACGCGGCTGAGAGCAAGTGCCCGGCCGGGTCCCGCCGGTTCTCGTCACGGCCGCGCTGCTGCCGCCAGTGCCCCGCAG GCCACTTTATGCAGACGCCCTGCACGAGCCTCGGCAACGACACGGCCTGCGCCAGCTGCGCCCCcggcaccttcctctcccaccacaacctggAGCGGGAATGCAGGAAGTGCTCCGAGTGCCACGCTCAAG CCTCCCAGGTCGTGGTGCAGAACTGCACAGGGACCCACGACGTGGTGTGTGGCTGTGGGCTCGGCCACTACAAGCACTGCATGGACCCCCCCTGCCACGAATTCACCTGCCAGCCCTGCCGCCCGTGCCAGGACAGGGTCACCCTTCAGAACT GTTCGGCAGAGAAGGCCACCCGCTGCGGGGACTGCCTGCCTGGCTTCTACCTGGAGGGCGGCGAGTGCCGCGAATGTGCCAG CCGGAGCCCCGAGAAGTGCGGCGaggggtgtggcagggcctgCGTTGGCAGTGGACGAG GTGCGGGGCTGGAGTACATTCTGCTGGGCCTCATGGGGCCCCTCTTCCTGGGCGCCCTCTTCATCTACCACAGGAGAAGGACGCTCAGTGCCGCCCCCGCCGCAGCCG GTGAGGCTGCAGTGAAGGGCGCGATGCTGCGACAG GCCGCAGCGTGCCCGTCTGGCGCCGCAGAGGCCCAGGGCTTGCTCCACCTTCGGATCTCGGAGCCGCCGCAGACCTACGGCAACGCCTGCCCGGTCGGGCCCCTCGGCGGCCAGGGCGCCGGCGAGTCCCCCCCCCTGCGCCAGGACGCCCCAA GGCCCCTCCCCGGCGCGCTGCCGCAGGGCAGCCGGCTGTACGACATCATCAACGCGGTGCCCGTGCGGCGCTGGAAGGAGTTCATGCgggtgctgcagctgcaggacGCCGAGATCGAGGTGGTGGAGCTGGAGTTCGCCCACGTGCGGGACCAGCAGTACGAGATGCTGaagcgctggtgccagcagcagagcGCCTCGCTGGAGTCCGTCTTCGCCGCCCTGGAGCGCATGGAGCTGGCCGGCTGCGCCGAGGAGCTGAGGCAGCGGCTGGAGCGGGGCCCGTGA